The nucleotide sequence TATCTCTTCAAGCAACAAAATATAGCCTTATTTCAAAGTTCATGATGCAGAGTTGTATAAATCCAATCAATCTGAACCTCTAAGATGGATTCGAATCAAGAAAAATGGCCATTTCAATCACAATCATGGACACCCAACTTTCATATCCTCTATTTGGAAGTGGTTTAGCTTTGAAAAGAATAGTTACACGACTGAAACATACTTAAGCTCCTAGCAGCAGATTAAGTATATAAATATAAGTAAGAGCAACAAAGAGTCATTCAAAAAGACAAATTAACGACCTAATTGAAATCAATGATACAAATAACAGCCACATCGATTAGCAACCAAGCCAAAGTTTCCCAGAGATTAATATTCATCGAAGAGTTAAACATATCTTCCAAGACTTTCAATACTGAAACCCCTCCACATACCATTCATCTGAACTAGGAATGTTTTATACACACTTCGAAAAGCTAGAAGACATAGCAACGAAAAAGTaccagaaagaagaagaaaacaacttACTTCATAGCTTTTAGATTACTGGGAAACATAGAAGACTTGAATTGATGAGCAGATCAGAATTTGAAGTGGTTCGGATTACTACCCATCAATCGATAACGTTTTCTTAATATCTATGGCGGATCTAGGACCCCCACTTGCCTCGTCGTGGTACCCAAAATGCTAGGGACTCATTAGGAATTGACCCAAATGAATATTTAAACAATAAATATCAGTGTGGAAATTTATTCTATTGGAGGAAACGtaatgagaaaaaacaaaactgtcgaATAATTCAACGAAACGCCTTAGAAGAACTGGACTACTGGAGTATCTGTGTGACAGTGTGGGAGGTACTTCCAAAATATGCGCGCCGCGGTATTGGCTTCAACGGCTGACATAGAAAGGTGAGAGCTTTTTTTCTGGGGTTTGAATCATCAGATCTGTCTTGCAAGGGCAGATTCAAATGACAAGATTAATTAAACATGGAAACTCCGGCGAATCCTGCGTTGGCAATTTCTATTTGTCATATGTCTTCTGCTGACTTTCCGCTTTTGGAGATTAGTGCACGTGATTGTGTGATGGGGAACTGCAAGTCTACAAATGTCTGAAACGGCTGCGTTTTATTTAGATTATACAACCCCTGATGGGCCTGATCCATTCCATATACCTGGGCTGGCTTCAATGGACCTGCTTGAGACAGCCCAGTTTAGTTCCGAGAAGATCCAATAAGACAATCACCTTCGGGCTTCGGCTCCGCGCAGAAAACGACACAAGTAGATGGGCTTTCCTAGGTCTTAAAGTTTAGAGTTACAGCCCAAAGAGCTTATGCCGGACCGCCAATTAAAGTGTCAGGCCTTTTGCATATCTAGGCCCAACAGCGTTGGCCTCACTTTCAGGCCTCCTACCCATACTTGTGCACTCCACGTGCTTGGTTTTCTTGCACCAGTGAGACTACAAGGGCAGTGGACCCCGCTTAAGCTGCAGGCAAGCACGCCTCGGTTTCGCACGTGTAGGAAGtcttttcattaattaattattttgcttGAAGTTGAAGACCATGACCTTGCTGGCTGGAGTCATTATGGGCCGTGGCTGAGCCCAATCGTgcactttttttcctttgatcGGGACCACAATCACGTGCAACGatatttcaactttcaaggcaTGCAGGTGGGCTGTTGTGTGTTGTTTTATTGTGGGATTCCGTTTCGCACGTGTGGAGCCGACTGACCTAGTAAAACTAAAAAGAGGGACAAGAACTGAGAAATGTTTCTGTGGGGCCCAATATTTGGGCTCGTTGTTTGGACATCtaattagggatggcaaaacaCTAAACACTGTTCGATCTGAATGATGAAATTTGTCAGATTTAAATTAaataagtttggacataaattatatgttcaaAATCTCTGAGtttaaatacaaaattttcttctaatttaAAAACGAATTTGAATTCAAATatgaaaatcttgtctgattTATTTGTCCGAACTTTAACTTTGATGTGGATGTTGTCCTATTTGAAAATCAATCTaaatttgatcaattgagaACGTTCAAAATCCAATCGATTTAAGGtttgaatatataaatatttatgattttagGTTTgatcatgtaaatatttcatagatATGTAGTGTTGTTCAACTTAGAACcattttttttgccaccctaCCTTTACCGTAACTGAAGTCCTCGCACAGGGGCCCAGGGCTACCCATACAGGATACGGCCCCAGTAGACACGTCCATTTGCGTGGGAACCAAAACCTCTTGTCACACGATCCGCGCTCTCTCAACTGCATCACGAACAAAAACTGATCAGAAGCAGCACAAAAATGAAGTCTATGTAACGCCTCCTCTCTACATAGAACAAGACGAAGACTCCGCTGATAGGAGAGGCGTTACTGGTGGTGGCAGCAAGATGACCAGCGGTGGATCTTCGGGGAGGATGCCAACATGGAAGGAAAGAGAGAACAACAAGAGGAGGGAGCGGAGGAGAAGAGCCATAGCTGCTAAGATCTACTCAGGTCTTAGAGCTCAAGGAAACTACAAGCTTCCTAAGCACTGCGACAATAACGAGGTCTTGAAGGCTCTCTGCTCCGAGGCTGGTTGGATCGTTGAACAAGACGGCACCACTTATCGAAAGGTTTGCTTTCTCACTCTCTGTGCTTGATTTCTCATCTCGATctctgttttctgttttctggTGAGTTTAATTTTCCGGTGATGCTTTGTCAATTAGGCATACAAGCCATCTTTATCTCCGGCAGAGATGACAGGAACTTCGGTGAACATCAGCGCTTGCTCTTCTGTTCAACCAAGTCCACAATCCTCGTCGTTCCCTAGCCCTGTACCTTCCTACCATGCCAGTCCGACATCATCTTCATTTCCCAGCCCGACCCGATTCGATGCCAACCCGTCTATGTACCTTCTACCATTTCTTCGTAACATTGCTTCCATTCCGAATAATCTCCCTCCTCTTCGAATTTCCAATAGTGCCCCTGTAACTCCTCCGCTTTCTTCCCCTACTTCGGGTTCGAAGCGAAAAATTGACTGGGAATCGCTTTCAAATGATTATCTAAATCCTCTTTTCAACGCCTCTGCTCCTTCGAGTCCTTCACGCCGTCTCCATCTCAAGCCGGCCACGATACCGGAGTGCGACGAATCTGATACGTCCACCGTTGACTCCGGTCGCTGGATGAGTTTTCAGACGGTAGCGCCTCTGGCTGCTCCGCCTTCACCGACATTTAATCTTGTCAAACCTTTGGTTCTGGAGAGTGATTTCCGGGATGTTGCTGCAGAGAAGGGGAGGGGCCCAGAGTTCGAGTTTGAAAATGGTAGGATGAAGCCATGGGAGGGTGAGAGAATTCATGAAATTGGTGTTGATGATCTGGAGCTTACACTCGGGAGTAGAAAGACGGGGAGTTGAGGTTCTGGTGCTGAAACTGCTTGGGAATTAAGGAGATAAAAACCCATGCAATTCATTCTGTGGGCTTAACAGTGCCAATTGCGTAGCATTTCATGATGGGTCTCTTGCTATTTCTGCTATTGGAGGCTCTGATTTACTTTTATATTTGATGCAGTGAATATTTGGTTTTCATATGTACAGTGTTTTGTTTTCTGGAGCCATTTTAGGATCTTGAAGCTACTAGATAATATTGCTCATGAGCAAGACAAATCTTCATGGAAGGACCACATTTCCCAAATTTTCATATGAAGATCAGCATGAAGCAGGTGATTGGAGTTTTCTTTCTCCCTTCCCTTGCTTACGTTGGAGAGTAATGTCTTGAATTCCTCATTAATCGTCGGAATCTCTTCAAGTATCGTGACTATCTGGTCTTGTGATCTCAAATTCTAAGGTTCTGTTTTTTCATTCTGGGTAATGCaaactaaaattatttcaatGTAGTTCTTATACTTTGACATATCATTTTCATCTTGTGCACAAGAGATTGTAACGTAGCCCGTTCCTAGTCTGGTTAGAGAGTATTCTGATGTGATCATCAATCCTGAAGTTTATATTATTATGTGATTCATATAGCCATGGCCATGCCGAACATATGATTAAAGCCTTGAGGATGAGACTGTTTAGAATTTTGTTTAGGTTTCTTAATTGAACTCCTTTGGTAACTTACACGAGTGTGTTTGCTGTGGTCCATCATATCAGCTACTTTCTGGGAGGTCCGTTTGCGCCTCCTATTAAATACTAATTTCAGTTGACTTTTGCAACTGGCTAGGTTTCTTATGATTTTCGCAGAAACAGGTAATATATTAGGTGTTGTGTTGAGATGGTTGGGAGCCACTTGGGCTATCGTCTAGTGGTAAATCTCTTTGggtcaaatcgtatggactTGAAAGACCAATTCGATTATCACTGGAAGTAATATATTTGTGGCCACACATTTTACTTTGGCCTAACTTTCTCTGTCATCATGTGAGAAACTTTTGTGCGCGTAGACCTGACAATCCGAGTTAAGACCCATATCAGATGTCTAAAGTGCAAGTCTTTATGATGTCgatctcaattaaaaaaaaaaaagtgttgcgACCGTTGGATTAGGTTCAACTTCTTTAGCTCATTACAATAACCCCATAAACGAATTttcttcacaaaaaaaataaaaaaaacaccaaaaaggaaagaagaaagaatgcaGATTACAATTATCAGCAAATTTCCTTTATATGTCTGATGGCTGGGTTTCTTAGGTGGTACCTATTAATGTAGAACTGACTAAGCTTTCTGTATTTGTTGGCTTTTGTGGGTCAAAAGAGCATCTTGGAATGAAAACTCTGTGAAGGGGGCTCTTCCCATGTGATGTGTTTAATGGGGGCATTGAACTAATGTCTTCTTCACTTTATTTCTCAATTATTCATAGCTCTGCTATATACTAGGGTTATCGTCGACTAGTACTTTCATCTTTCCTACATATTTTATAAACTTTTCGTTCTTGGATTTGTCATGAACTTCTGTTTTTTGGTCTTTGTATTATTGCAATTTGTCTGTAATGCAATGAATAATGGTAAAATATCCTGATGTTAGATTCCCTTTCATTGAATTTTGGTCAAGACATCTTGACCCAAATTTTGGTTATTGAACATTCATATGTAACTGGAACCAATGGCAGTTCAAACCAGGGAGGGCCTACTTCTTGTTGCCAAGCCAATGGTAATCGATTGGATTAAACATATGTGTTCAATATTCGATTCCAATCGCAAACATAATATTaagtggtatttaaaaaaattaaaaaaaaaaacacacaccaaGGAGACCCTCCAACTCCTGGCTTCGTTCTTGACCAATTCAATCACACCGGGCATAATTTAATACATAGGACTTATTatgattataaataaataaaaaaaccgTATCGGATTTATTGGGCTTTGATCAAAGCTTTAGTCAAGGCCCAAAGGTCGAAGAAGAGCTGTGGGCCTGTAATCTGTTTATGGATCGTGCAAATAGTCACGCTGGCCCAAAATTATTAGGCTTGCCTTCTATGATTCGTGTTATGGGCTTTTATTTATtgactcaaaaaaaataattttagtttagCGGCCCAAAAAAAGGTATTTATGAATAAGTGGTCATTGACTTTGACCTTTTTTCTAAAATGCCTAAATTTACGAGTTCTTTACATTTTGTAACGAGAATAAGAGATCCAACTTCTTGTTACCAAACAACAAAAGTTGAAacttgaataaattttttttttaaaaaaaagcaataacttttctttttcagttttcttctccaatctttcttttgtcataaattcacacccccatacataccaacaatattatccactTTAAGTTATATAATTCTCATAAATATATCGAGTCAGCATGGCTTTGTTATTTCTTTGTCTCACTTAATGGTTCTTAAACTCTAAAAAATTATCTCATTATAGTAAGGAGGTGAGGTTGGGTCACACCCAACCGAAGTGGAATTCTATTCGTAATATCTTCTTCCtcgcgtttttttttttcattgtgcCATATTCATCTCTCTATCAGTCATCTTTTCCATCAAGGAAAACCAACATTAGTAGACTTGTAAATTTCATTTCCTAATTGGCGGCTTCAAggctaattaaaaaatataattatttgccAGTGATGGGGTGACCTAATGGTAAGGACTAAGGAGTTGATGTCGTTCAAAACTAACTCTGATTCTGAGGACGTCACAAGAGTTGAGACTGAAGGTATGATGATCTTGTTTAAGCTAAGAACTGGCCTGCACCAGGAAATACATAAACTGTgggggccccgagggtgtgctaGGGGAAActtctccgacgctcaagtaaATATAACAGTCAAAAAGAAAGAGTGCTCGATCGGAGCtctcttctctcaaattgttattaAGTATGCATGAGTGCAATAGTTGAAATCGCTTATCTTATGGTGGAGGGTCCGACGCTTTTATATGAGTTTAGAGATGTCAATTACGAGAGATCATGGGTCTTTCCTTACTAATAAGTTATATCGTGGGTGAGAGCGTGGGTTAGAGGAATCAACATTTACTCTCCTAATAATTGATCTCTACGTGGTCCTCTAGTGACGCCATACAAATTTGTCCTTTGTACATCTAATGTGGacctaaacttgatttaattagaCTCGCTTGCATCTCAAAGGTCTTGGTCATGTAGAACTCAATAATACTCTTTCCCATTATCAAGGTCTCGGTCAAGTAAAACTCAGTACTCTCTCCCATCATCAAGGTGCAAAACCTACCAGGGAGGCAGAGATATAAATTGACATAATTTGTGGGGTATTGCATAATGGTCCCGACGGCCGACGGTCCCGAGACTCGCTTGCATCTCGAAGGTCTTGGTCAATGGTCATGTAAAACTCAACAGGGTTCTTTAATATCAGTGAGTTTTGTTCAATGAACTTCGatcgtcaattaaatattaaattaataatgcatatataaataatggAGGTCTAGATCCAAGAATATTAAGATAAAATAAATCAAGATCTagatattttcctttctttcaagGTCGTAGGCCGTAGCATACGAGCATGTCGATCAGGTGCAACTTGCATGCGATTAATTATTTACTAGCCCATGCAAGCTCAGCTGTCAAATTAAATAGattaataatgttttttttataatatttctcACAACATAAATATAGAATATCAAAAGCAAATTAATACTGGACCTTCCAGTAAAGTCCAAATTATAATATGACTTGTACATGATCCACACCAAGGGCTCCAAGACAACATAAGCCGCCAGTTAATAATGCACATGACCTCCATAGAATCTGCTTCATTGCCAACCGACCTCATCCCCTAAATTGACGTACATTAGTtctgactatatatatatagacattagCATCCTTGTGTGTGTCTACTCAATAACGTGAACCATACAATATCATGTTACACGCGTTTGATTTGAGTAGAATGTATTGATATACATAAAGCAATATTGCATCATATATATGGAATCATAGATAATGTTATCTCCCTTCATATACGTTTTGCATTGTTGTGATTTATGAGATCGAGAtaacaacaaagaaaatgatCTAGATAGGGCCGAATGAATACTTTCGAGAATTTGTTGATTCATACGTAATAATATATGATTCTTTTTGGTAGCATATAACAATTCAGCATACGTGTCTTTTCAACAAGCTAGTAAGATCAAATTCATGATTGTTAGGCAAGTGTAAACCCGTTCAAGAGGTTAGTTGGGTTAAGATTCAGTGCAAACCATTTGAAAATAACTATGTCAATTTGGAATCAAACTTTCAATCACAAATGAGATTTTTTACGCCCTAAATTCATAGACCAATTTGGTTATCCTTGGTTGTCGTAATATGTGACGTAGCAAGTAAAATCTGAAATAATGCAACAGATAACCAAATTTACTTACTGACATCAAACATTGAATTGAACTATGAGGTGAAAAACATTGGATCTATCATAATTTAAATCAAACAATTAAGCAGGGCCCACAAGACCATGCATCGAATTGCGGTAAACTGCTCGTGCTCACGTGGTTGGTTGGCTGTCTTCTTTGCTTGGGCGTTGACTGATATGAAGTATAATTGCATAATAAAAAATCTGCATGAAATAATGTTGTCATATTTTAGGTCCGAAGCATTATCGACAACTGCTCGGCACATGACGTGGCAAATTCAGATCCAAACTAGCTAGAGGCACAACTAAATAGCGGGGTCCGAGAGTTGTGCCCTCATAAAAATTTTTTGGATAATTTATATGGTAAAAAAATAATcactaataataattttaagtaATAAAACACTGCATCTTTATTTATCAAATTATTTTCTATGAGCAGAGGCGGACCGACGTGGAAGGGACTGGGGGCACGTGCCCccagtgaaaaaaaataattttaatactaaatattctataattagttaattatatgTCAAATAAAGTGTAAGGCCCCCAATCAAAAAATTGATGCCCTCAATCTATTAATTTTTACTCAATCCACTAACTAGTttagacccaacccaacctcaTAAATCCTAGAAA is from Tripterygium wilfordii isolate XIE 37 chromosome 14, ASM1340144v1, whole genome shotgun sequence and encodes:
- the LOC120014439 gene encoding BES1/BZR1 homolog protein 2-like → MTSGGSSGRMPTWKERENNKRRERRRRAIAAKIYSGLRAQGNYKLPKHCDNNEVLKALCSEAGWIVEQDGTTYRKAYKPSLSPAEMTGTSVNISACSSVQPSPQSSSFPSPVPSYHASPTSSSFPSPTRFDANPSMYLLPFLRNIASIPNNLPPLRISNSAPVTPPLSSPTSGSKRKIDWESLSNDYLNPLFNASAPSSPSRRLHLKPATIPECDESDTSTVDSGRWMSFQTVAPLAAPPSPTFNLVKPLVLESDFRDVAAEKGRGPEFEFENGRMKPWEGERIHEIGVDDLELTLGSRKTGS